A region of the Hyperolius riggenbachi isolate aHypRig1 chromosome 9, aHypRig1.pri, whole genome shotgun sequence genome:
tctctctctctctgtagctGTGTCTGTACTACCTCTCTGTCGCTGTCTCTGTACTACCTCTCTGTAGctgtctcaccccccccccctctctctctctctgtagctGTCtcacccctctctctctctctctctctctctctctctctctctgtagctGTCTATGTACTACCTCTCTGTAGCTGTCtcacccctctctctctctctctctttcttgctGTCTCTCTCTTTGTAGCTGTCACtacctctctttctctctgtagCTGTCTAACCCCATCTCTCTCTCTGTAGCTGTCtcaccatctctctctctctgtagctgtcactcactctctctagctgtctcacccccccccccccctctctctctctctctctctctctgtagctGTCTCTGTACTACCTCTCTGTAGCTGTTCCTATACTACCTCTCTGTAGCTGTCTCAATACTACTTCTCTGTAGctgtctcacccccccccccccccctctctgtagCTGTGTCTGTACTACCTCTCTGTAGCTGTCTCTATACTACCTCTCTGTAGCTGTCTCAATACTACCTCTCTGTAGCTGTCTCAATACTACCTC
Encoded here:
- the LOC137532323 gene encoding LOW QUALITY PROTEIN: putative uncharacterized protein DDB_G0271982 (The sequence of the model RefSeq protein was modified relative to this genomic sequence to represent the inferred CDS: substituted 2 bases at 2 genomic stop codons); its protein translation is MGLDSYREKERXXQLQRERQQEREREREGERERERERERGETATERERGGGGETATERERERERERERERERERERERERATEREREREG